One genomic segment of Pongo abelii isolate AG06213 chromosome 13, NHGRI_mPonAbe1-v2.0_pri, whole genome shotgun sequence includes these proteins:
- the ZBTB34 gene encoding zinc finger and BTB domain-containing protein 34 isoform X1, translated as MEECKSRVRFMSVEMDSSSFIQFDVPEYSSTVLSQLNELRLQGKLCDIIVHIQGQPFRAHKAVLAASSPYFRDHSALSTMSGLSISVIKNPNVFEQLLSFCYTGRMSLQLKDVVSFLTAASFLQMQCVIDKCTQILESIHSKISVGDVDSVTVGAEENPESRNGVKDSSFFANPVEISPPYCSQGRQPTASSDLRMETTPSKALRSRLQEEGHSDRGSSGSVSEYEIQIEGDHEQGDLLVRESQITEVKVKMEKSDRPSCSDSSSLGDDGYHTEMVDGEQVVAVNVGSYGSVLQHAYSYSQAASQPTNVSEAFGSLSNSSPSRSMLSCFRGGRARQKRALSVHLHSDLQGLVQGSDSEAMMNNPGYESSPRERSARGHWYPYNERLICIYCGKSFNQKGSLDRHMRLHMGITPFVCKFCGKKYTRKDQLEYHIRGHTDDKPFRCEICGKCFPFQGTLNQHLRKNHPGVAEVRSRIESPERTDVYVEQKLENDASASEMGLDSRMEIHTVSDAPD; from the coding sequence AGTACGCTTCATGTCAGTAGAAATGGACAGCAGCAGTTTTATTCAGTTTGATGTGCCCGAGTACAGCAGCACCGTTCTGAGCCAGCTAAACGAACTCCGCCTGCAGGGGAAACTATGTGACATCATTGTACACATTCAGGGTCAGCCATTCCGAGCCCACAAAGCAGTCCTTGCTGCCAGCTCCCCATATTTCCGGGACCATTCAGCGTTAAGTACCATGAGTGGCTTGTCAATATCAGTGATTAAAAATCCCAATGTGTTTGAGcagttgctttctttttgttacaCTGGAAGAATGTCCTTGCAGCTGAAGGATGTTGTCAGTTTTCTGACTGCAGCCAGCTTTCTTCAGATGCAGTGTGTCATTGACAAGTGCACGCAGATCCTAGAGAGCATCCATTCCAAAATCAGCGTTGGAGATGTTGACTCTGTTACCGTCGGTGCTGAAGAGAATCCCGAGAGTCGAAACGGAGTGAAAGACAGCAGCTTCTTTGCCAACCCAGTGGAGATCTCTCCTCCATATTGCTCTCAGGGACGGCAGCCCACCGCAAGCAGTGACCTCCGGATGGAGACGACCCCCAGCAAAGCTTTGCGCAGCCGCTTACAGGAGGAGGGGCACTCAGACCGCGGGAGCAGTGGGAGCGTTTCTGAATATGAGATTCAGATAGAGGGAGACCATGAGCAAGGAGACCTATTGGTGAGGGAGAGCCAGATCACCGAGGTGAAAGTGAAGATGGAGAAGTCCGACCGGCCCAGCTGTTCCGACAGCTCCTCCCTGGGTGACGATGGGTACCACACTGAGATGGTTGATGGGGAACAAGTTGTGGCAGTGAATGTGGGCTCCTATGGTTCTGTGCTCCAGCACGCATACTCCTATTCCCAAGCAGCCTCACAGCCAACCAACGTATCAGAAGCTTTTGGAAGTTTGAGTAATTCCAGCCCATCCAGGTCCATGCTGAGCTGTTTCCGAGGAGGGCGTGCCCGCCAGAAGCGGGCTTTGTCTGTCCACCTGCATAGTGACCTGCAGGGCCTGGTGCAGGGCTCTGACAGTGAAGCCATGATGAACAACCCCGGGTATGAGAGCAGTCCCCGGGAGAGGAGTGCGAGAGGGCATTGGTACCCGTACAATGAGAGGTTGATCTGTATTTACTGTGGAAAGTCCTTCAACCAGAAAGGAAGCCTTGACAGGCACATGCGACTCCATATGGGAATCACCCCCTTTGTGTGCAAGTTCTGTGGGAAGAAGTACACACGGAAGGACCAACTGGAGTACCACATCCGGGGCCATACAGATGATAAACCATTCCGCTGTGAGATCTGCGGGaagtgctttccattccaaggtacCCTCAACCAGCACCTGCGGAAAAACCACCCAGGCGTTGCTGAAGTCAGGAGTCGCATTGAGTCCCCCGAGAGAACAGATGTGTACGTGGAACAGAAACTAGAAAATGACGCATCAGCCTCAGAGATGGGCCTAGATTCCCGGATGGAAATTCACACAGTGTCTGATGCTCCTGATTAA
- the ZBTB34 gene encoding zinc finger and BTB domain-containing protein 34 isoform X2: protein MSVEMDSSSFIQFDVPEYSSTVLSQLNELRLQGKLCDIIVHIQGQPFRAHKAVLAASSPYFRDHSALSTMSGLSISVIKNPNVFEQLLSFCYTGRMSLQLKDVVSFLTAASFLQMQCVIDKCTQILESIHSKISVGDVDSVTVGAEENPESRNGVKDSSFFANPVEISPPYCSQGRQPTASSDLRMETTPSKALRSRLQEEGHSDRGSSGSVSEYEIQIEGDHEQGDLLVRESQITEVKVKMEKSDRPSCSDSSSLGDDGYHTEMVDGEQVVAVNVGSYGSVLQHAYSYSQAASQPTNVSEAFGSLSNSSPSRSMLSCFRGGRARQKRALSVHLHSDLQGLVQGSDSEAMMNNPGYESSPRERSARGHWYPYNERLICIYCGKSFNQKGSLDRHMRLHMGITPFVCKFCGKKYTRKDQLEYHIRGHTDDKPFRCEICGKCFPFQGTLNQHLRKNHPGVAEVRSRIESPERTDVYVEQKLENDASASEMGLDSRMEIHTVSDAPD, encoded by the coding sequence ATGTCAGTAGAAATGGACAGCAGCAGTTTTATTCAGTTTGATGTGCCCGAGTACAGCAGCACCGTTCTGAGCCAGCTAAACGAACTCCGCCTGCAGGGGAAACTATGTGACATCATTGTACACATTCAGGGTCAGCCATTCCGAGCCCACAAAGCAGTCCTTGCTGCCAGCTCCCCATATTTCCGGGACCATTCAGCGTTAAGTACCATGAGTGGCTTGTCAATATCAGTGATTAAAAATCCCAATGTGTTTGAGcagttgctttctttttgttacaCTGGAAGAATGTCCTTGCAGCTGAAGGATGTTGTCAGTTTTCTGACTGCAGCCAGCTTTCTTCAGATGCAGTGTGTCATTGACAAGTGCACGCAGATCCTAGAGAGCATCCATTCCAAAATCAGCGTTGGAGATGTTGACTCTGTTACCGTCGGTGCTGAAGAGAATCCCGAGAGTCGAAACGGAGTGAAAGACAGCAGCTTCTTTGCCAACCCAGTGGAGATCTCTCCTCCATATTGCTCTCAGGGACGGCAGCCCACCGCAAGCAGTGACCTCCGGATGGAGACGACCCCCAGCAAAGCTTTGCGCAGCCGCTTACAGGAGGAGGGGCACTCAGACCGCGGGAGCAGTGGGAGCGTTTCTGAATATGAGATTCAGATAGAGGGAGACCATGAGCAAGGAGACCTATTGGTGAGGGAGAGCCAGATCACCGAGGTGAAAGTGAAGATGGAGAAGTCCGACCGGCCCAGCTGTTCCGACAGCTCCTCCCTGGGTGACGATGGGTACCACACTGAGATGGTTGATGGGGAACAAGTTGTGGCAGTGAATGTGGGCTCCTATGGTTCTGTGCTCCAGCACGCATACTCCTATTCCCAAGCAGCCTCACAGCCAACCAACGTATCAGAAGCTTTTGGAAGTTTGAGTAATTCCAGCCCATCCAGGTCCATGCTGAGCTGTTTCCGAGGAGGGCGTGCCCGCCAGAAGCGGGCTTTGTCTGTCCACCTGCATAGTGACCTGCAGGGCCTGGTGCAGGGCTCTGACAGTGAAGCCATGATGAACAACCCCGGGTATGAGAGCAGTCCCCGGGAGAGGAGTGCGAGAGGGCATTGGTACCCGTACAATGAGAGGTTGATCTGTATTTACTGTGGAAAGTCCTTCAACCAGAAAGGAAGCCTTGACAGGCACATGCGACTCCATATGGGAATCACCCCCTTTGTGTGCAAGTTCTGTGGGAAGAAGTACACACGGAAGGACCAACTGGAGTACCACATCCGGGGCCATACAGATGATAAACCATTCCGCTGTGAGATCTGCGGGaagtgctttccattccaaggtacCCTCAACCAGCACCTGCGGAAAAACCACCCAGGCGTTGCTGAAGTCAGGAGTCGCATTGAGTCCCCCGAGAGAACAGATGTGTACGTGGAACAGAAACTAGAAAATGACGCATCAGCCTCAGAGATGGGCCTAGATTCCCGGATGGAAATTCACACAGTGTCTGATGCTCCTGATTAA